Proteins from a single region of Neodiprion virginianus isolate iyNeoVirg1 chromosome 4, iyNeoVirg1.1, whole genome shotgun sequence:
- the LOC124303380 gene encoding proteasomal ATPase-associated factor 1-like: MTANGNLPVINIRCDWDACLRGRDKEAWISYKYRDQLSVTGKLELRDGQISCSEGFTLMSYTGKSVTIKHTDSGTVTTFVAPLTSFPLHTKSCTRVSVTPGGLGLSSGSQGELQVWEVQRGVIRRTLEGHVGEIYQCRWFPSGVVVLGGGADWRTRVWCAQTGKCPVTLVGHTAPVTDMVIVERGRNVITASKDGSARLWDVGESKCLAVLCELTSSIIACAITSSNQLELPPNEEVLSDREIGTPGKVLALGCEDGTLALVAIAARAELGRKILPSSVSALSLVSNECLAVGLENGQIYLISIVRQLETLRVIHESNSPVRALLVYRDLLLVGQTDGVCIGYRLSSSNKDPISPVRLQLTGSDFEPINDLASDGQDHIYVGARDGCIRKYQVGDIVERL; the protein is encoded by the exons ATGACTGCTAACGGCAATCTGCCTGTAATTAACATTCGTTGCGATTGGGACGCATGTCTCAG AGGCCGTGACAAGGAAGCCTGGATTTCCTACAAGTACAGAG ACCAACTCAGTGTCACGGGAAAACTGGAACTACGCGATGGCCAAATATCGTGCTCGGAAGGGTTCACATTGATGAGTTACACTGGAAAATCAGTGACCATAAAACACACAGACTCCGGAACCGTCACTACGTTTGTCGCTCCCCTGACATCGTTTCCCTTGCACACCAAATCTTGTACCAGGGTCTCGGTTACCCCTGGAGGCTTGGGATTGTCAAGCGGGTCACAAGGAGAACTACAAGTATGGGAAGTGCAGCGTGGAGTTATCAGA CGCACATTGGAAGGCCATGTAGGGGAAATATACCAATGCAGATGGTTTCCATCTGGTGTTGTAGTTTTGGGAGGTGGTGCAGATTGGAGAACAAGAGTTTGGTGCGCCCAGACAGGGAAATGTCCCGTTACCCTCGTTGGCCACACTGCCCCCGTCACAGATATGGTTATCGTTGAGAGAGGTAGAAATGTCATCACCGCATCCAa GGATGGTTCAGCCAGACTATGGGACGTTGGGGAGTCTAAATGCCTAGCAGTTCTCTGTGAGTTAACGAGCAGCATCATTGCTTGTGCTATTACTTCTTCAAATCAATTAGAGCTGCCCCCAAACGAAGAGGTCTTGTCAGATCGAGAGATTGGAACACCTGGAAAAGTGCTTGCTCTAGGCTGTGAAGATGGGACTCTTGCATTAGTGGCAATCGCAGCCAGAGCTGAGCTGGGCAGAAAAATTCTCCCTTCTAGTGTGAGCGCTTTATCACTCGTTAGTAACGAGTGTCTGGCTGTTGGCTTAGAGAACGGACAG ATTTATTTGATAAGTATAGTCAGGCAGCTGGAAACTCTGAGGGTAATCCACGAAAGCAACAGCCCTGTCAGAGCGTTGCTAGTGTACAGAGATTTGCTCTTGGTGGGCCAAACAGACGGTGTATGCATTGGTTATCGGCTGTCCTCGTCGAACAAGGATCCCATTTCGCCGGTTCGTCTGCAGCTAACGGGATCCGATTTTGAACCGATCAACGATCTGGCATCGGACGGACAGGATCACATTTACGTTGGAGCGAGGGACGGGTGTATACGCAAATACCAAGTCGGTGATATTGTCGAAAGACTTTGA
- the LOC124303381 gene encoding salivary glue protein Sgs-3-like: MRAVRTTCILIALACFVHVFSSASGESSNGGPEPTTKPMPTATTVTTAIPDTTTVTTKPTTKIPTTKTPTTTKTPPTTTNPNTTTSAPTTQSPTTPTPSPKTTTPPTSPPPTPSTTTTPITTAVPPTTTPCPPDDRHFDGLSFMGGIILTGGLVAIGFILWKFYKARTERNYHTL, from the exons ATGAGGGCTGTACGAACGACGTGTATTCTGATCGCACTGGCTTGCTTCGTCCATGTGTTTAGTAGCG CGTCTGGTGAATCGAGCAATGGTGGCCCTGAGCCAACGACTAAACCTATGCCAACCGCAACCACGGTCACTACTGCAATCCCTGATACCACTACTGTTACCACTAAACCGACAACGAAAATACCAACAACAAAAacaccaacaacaacaaaaacaccACCGACAACAACAAATCCAAATACCACTACTTCTGCACCAACTACACAATCACCCACTACACCTACTCCTTCGCCTAAAACAACAACTCCACCAACTTCACCACCACCCACACCATCTACTACGACAACACCTATCACAACTGCTGTACCACCAACGACAACACCTTGCCCACCCGACGATCGTCACTTCGATGGACTCAGTTTCATGG GTGGCATAATCCTAACTGGCGGTCTGGTCGCGATCGGCTTTATATTGTGGAAATTCTACAAAGCACGTACAGAGCGCAATTATCATACACTCTGA
- the LOC124302281 gene encoding toll-like receptor 7, whose translation MLTVLCSPSWKWSASVVVICFVLSSGVRGTCHWAPEGNDTRSAVCALLKLNSSAIGTLLPALDGALKLRLTCSNVHHFESLISTESWHRLSGLHELHVDGCKLLRLPASAFQPLAELKRLTLQTLNTEWGAGRTLELVPGALAGLRELQTLEIIYSNLRVLPPNVLCELGNLQVLNLTGNHLREISEVGLADSRANRAKCHADIRALDLSHNEIRSLPEESPLSGLRQLQELHLQHNSIGEIASDALTGLTSLRLFNVSYNGLGSLPEALFASTCDLREVHLQHNELRDLPRGTFTRLEQLLVLNLAGNTLGSDRVDETTFLGLIRLIVLDLSHNALTRIDARMFKDLFFLQILDLRNNSIGHIESNAFLPLYNLHTLELSENRLHSIGPQLFNGLFVLSRLTLSGNMIVSVDPMAFRNCSDLKELDLSGNALSTVPEALRDLAFLKTLDLGENQISEFRNGSFRNLHQLTGLRLISNNIGNLTRGMLWDLPNLQILNLARNKVQHVELDAFERNTRLEAIRLDGNFLSDINGVFTSIASLLLLNLSENHIEWFDYAFIPNNLKWLDVHGNFIESLGNYYGISDLKVRTLDASHNRITELSPIAIPDSVELLFINNNYISLVRPNTFTGKVNLTRVDMYANMIETMELTALRLTPVPAGKSLPEFYIGGNPFNCNCSMDWLPVINNMTALRQHPRVMDLDNAMCRVSGPRGTAIVPAIEARPEQFLCRYEAHCFALCHCCDFDACDCEMTCPSDCKCYHDQTWNTNVVDCSGLGAPEIPRRIPMDATEVYLDGNDLRELQNHVFIGRKNMRVLYVNGSGIESIQNRTFNGLNNLQTLHLEDNRIHDLKGFEFEHLSHLRELYLHNNLIGFVSNVTLVPLRSLEILRLDGNRLVTFPIWQLTLNVRLTELSLGSNPWSCRCKFLQELTTWVSENAHKVVDSTDVWCDNNETRPAYRRRLDVNETACSDYFAQGGVIESIMVSDYLPMVAATLSAVLLLLVVTVLAFIFREPVRTWAYSRYGVRLWAKAAPPDDRERLYDGYLCYSPKDEDFVLRSLVAELEHGAGAGSGGLRLCLHHRDLPCLRAAAPVVLEAAEASRRVLIVLTRNFLQTEWSRFEFRAAVHEALRGRPGQLVVVQAGPVAPEAESDPELRPYLRTAVRLRWGEKRFWERLRFAMPAGDALRRKPSSLYRRNVNTYTLEGRPEKGTPTLRVHGHIAGHHHPLFKDSPELLQAPPAYSSTATLQSHNNGRLEIAGRETPGSTATPSPRLTVNHAYQETGLEGAGNAGRRPLSEHIYSSIDSDYSTLERNAWRQQQPPPPGQAYLV comes from the coding sequence ATGCTCACAGTGCTGTGTTCGCCCTCGTGGAAGTGGAGTGCTAGTGTGGTGGTTATCTGTTTCGTACTGTCCTCCGGGGTGCGGGGCACCTGCCACTGGGCCCCGGAAGGAAACGACACGCGATCCGCCGTCTGCGCGCTTCTCAAGCTCAACTCGTCGGCAATCGGCACCCTTCTGCCCGCCCTCGACGGCGCTCTCAAGCTCAGGCTGACCTGCAGCAACGTTCACCACTTCGAGAGTCTGATATCAACCGAGAGCTGGCACCGTCTGAGCGGTCTTCACGAGCTCCACGTCGACGGGTGCAAGCTGCTGCGGCTGCCGGCCTCTGCGTTCCAACCCCTCGCCGAGCTCAAGCGGCTCACGCTCCAGACGTTGAACACGGAGTGGGGCGCCGGTCGTACCCTCGAGCTCGTCCCCGGCGCCCTTGCCGGCCTCCGGGAGCTGCAGACCCTCGAGATCATATACAGCAACCTGCGAGTCCTGCCGCCGAATGTTTTGTGCGAGCTCGGGAATCTCCAGGTCCTGAACCTCACGGGAAATCACCTACGGGAGATCAGCGAAGTCGGCCTCGCCGACAGCCGGGCTAATCGTGCCAAATGCCACGCGGATATTCGGGCCCTGGATTTGTCTCACAACGAGATCCGAAGCCTCCCGGAAGAGAGTCCGTTGTCCGGTTTGCGCCAACTGCAGGAGCTCCACCTCCAGCACAATTCCATCGGTGAAATCGCCAGCGATGCGCTCACCGGACTCACCAGCCTTCGCCTCTTCAACGTCAGCTACAACGGCCTAGGCTCGTTGCCCGAGGCCCTCTTCGCCAGCACCTGCGACCTCCGGGAGGTGCATCTGCAGCACAACGAGCTCCGCGATCTTCCCCGGGGAACGTTCACCAGACTCGAGCAGCTGCTGGTACTGAATTTAGCCGGGAACACGCTCGGGAGCGATCGGGTGGACGAGACTACCTTTCTGGGCTTGATTCGTCTGATAGTCCTCGATTTGTCCCACAACGCTCTAACTCGCATCGACGCCCGCATGTTCAAGGATCTCTTCTTCCTCCAGATCCTTGATCTCCGGAACAACTCGATCGGGCATATCGAGAGCAACGCCTTTCTGCCTCTCTACAATCTGCACACCTTGGAGCTTTCCGAAAATCGGCTCCACTCGATCGGACCTCAGCTATTCAACGGACTGTTTGTTCTGAGCCGGTTGACTCTTTCCGGAAACATGATCGTCTCCGTTGATCCGATGGCCTTTCGGAACTGTTCCGACCTTAAGGAGCTCGATCTCAGCGGAAACGCGCTCAGCACAGTTCCGGAGGCGCTCCGCGATCTTGCGTTCCTGAAGACCCTCGACCTCGGCGAGAATCAAATCAGCGAATTTCGCAACGGATCCTTCCGGAATCTGCACCAGCTCACCGGGCTCCGTTTGATCAGCAACAACATCGGGAACCTGACGCGCGGCATGCTTTGGGACCTGCCGAATCTGCAGATATTGAATCTCGCCAGAAACAAAGTGCAGCACGTCGAGCTCGACGCGTTCGAACGAAACACGAGACTCGAGGCGATTCGGCTCGACGGAAATTTTCTATCGGACATAAACGGCGTGTTCACAAGCATCGCCAGTCTCCTGCTTCTCAATCTGTCGGAGAATCACATCGAGTGGTTCGACTACGCGTTCATACCCAACAATCTCAAGTGGCTCGACGTTCACGGGAATTTCATCGAAAGTCTGGGAAATTATTACGGTATAAGTGATCTAAAAGTGAGGACACTCGACGCCAGTCACAACCGGATTACCGAGCTTTCACCAATCGCGATACCGGACAGTGTTGAACTCTTGTTCATAAACAATAACTACATCAGCCTTGTGCGGCCGAACACCTTTACCGGCAAAGTGAATCTCACCCGCGTCGACATGTACGCGAACATGATCGAGACCATGGAACTTACGGCTCTACGTCTGACTCCGGTTCCCGCCGGAAAGTCCCTCCCCGAATTTTACATCGGCGGAAATCCGTTCAACTGTAACTGCTCGATGGACTGGCTTCCGGTGATAAACAACATGACCGCGCTTCGTCAGCATCCGCGAGTCATGGACCTGGACAACGCGATGTGCCGTGTATCCGGGCCGCGAGGCACGGCGATCGTTCCCGCCATCGAGGCGAGACCCGAGCAATTTTTGTGCCGTTACGAAGCTCACTGTTTCGCCCTCTGCCATTGCTGCGACTTCGACGCCTGCGACTGCGAGATGACTTGTCCGTCGGACTGCAAGTGCTACCACGACCAGACCTGGAACACCAACGTCGTCGACTGCTCGGGTCTGGGCGCTCCGGAAATTCCCCGGCGAATTCCCATGGACGCGACGGAGGTTTACCTCGATGGCAACGATCTGCGGGAGCTCCAAAACCACGTGTTCATCGGGAGGAAGAACATGCGAGTTCTGTACGTGAACGGTAGCGGGATAGAGTCGATCCAGAATCGGACGTTCAACGGACTGAACAACCTCCAGACGCTTCATCTCGAGGACAACAGGATACACGACCTGAAGGGATTCGAGTTCGAGCACTTGTCGCACCTGCGAGAGCTCTACCTGCACAACAACCTGATCGGATTCGTGAGCAACGTTACCCTGGTCCCGCTGAGATCCCTCGAGATACTGCGACTCGACGGTAACAGGCTCGTCACGTTTCCCATCTGGCAGCTGACCCTGAACGTTCGTCTGACCGAGCTGTCTCTCGGGAGCAACCCGTGGTCCTGCAGATGCAAGTTTCTCCAGGAGCTTACCACCTGGGTGTCGGAGAACGCGCACAAGGTCGTTGACTCGACGGACGTGTGGTGCGACAACAACGAAACCCGGCCCGCCTATCGACGTCGCCTCGACGTGAACGAGACCGCCTGTTCGGACTACTTTGCCCAGGGTGGTGTCATTGAGAGTATAATGGTCTCCGACTACCTTCCCATGGTCGCGGCCACCCTCTCGGcggtcctcctcctcctcgtggTCACCGTCCTAGCCTTCATATTCCGAGAACCGGTGCGAACGTGGGCTTACTCGCGTTACGGTGTCCGGTTGTGGGCAAAGGCTGCGCCGCCCGACGACCGGGAGCGACTTTACGACGGGTACCTTTGCTACAGTCCGAAGGACGAGGACTTCGTCCTGCGATCGCTGGTCGCCGAGCTCGAACACGGTGCCGGGGCCGGAAGCGGCGGTCTGAGGCTCTGCCTCCATCACCGGGATCTTCCCTGCCTGAGAGCCGCGGCTCCCGTCGTCCTGGAAGCGGCCGAGGCCTCGAGAAGGGTGCTGATCGTCCTGACGCGAAATTTCCTACAGACGGAATGGTCGCGGTTCGAGTTCCGCGCGGCGGTACACGAGGCGCTTCGCGGTCGACCCGGGCAGCTGGTCGTCGTACAGGCAGGGCCGGTCGCCCCGGAGGCGGAGTCCGACCCGGAGCTGAGGCCGTACCTGAGGACGGCGGTGAGGCTGCGCTGGGGTGAGAAAAGGTTCTGGGAAAGGCTCAGGTTCGCGATGCCCGCGGGCGATGCGCTACGTCGCAAACCCTCGTCCCTCTACAGACGCAACGTGAATACTTACACCCTCGAGGGCCGCCCCGAGAAGGGCACGCCGACGCTCCGGGTCCACGGACACATCGCCGGTCACCATCACCCCCTCTTCAAGGATTCACCGGAGCTCCTCCAGGCGCCCCCGGCGTATTCGAGCACGGCCACGCTCCAGAGCCACAATAACGGGAGGCTGGAGATCGCCGGCAGGGAAACGCCCGGAAGCACCGCCACTCCGAGTCCCAGACTGACGGTGAACCACGCGTACCAGGAAACCGGCCTCGAGGGCGCCGGGAACGCGGGCAGGCGGCCCCTGTCCGAGCACATTTACTCCTCCATAGACTCGGACTATTCGACGCTCGAGAGAAACGCGTGGCGGCAGCAACAACCCCCGCCCCCCGGACAAGCCTATCTTGTGTAG